The following are from one region of the Actinoplanes sp. L3-i22 genome:
- a CDS encoding PP2C family protein-serine/threonine phosphatase: MPRPAAAHESPQRLVGGLDAEHAAALALQRSLLPARLPDIPGVELAARYVPGHAFGIGGDWYDVFTLPSGWLGVVIGDVSGHGLASAVVMGRVRSALRAYALICDDPAEALTLLNRKVHHFEAGSLTTALYAMISPGRDRIVLSSAGHLRPVLVRPGAAAELADIPVDPPLGIGNRMPPRRTGTVAFPPGAVLLCYTDGLIERRDEVIDIGLARLIGLVKADNAERVCATVMAAGDTEQPGDDVAVLAVRRPA; encoded by the coding sequence GTGCCCCGACCCGCAGCCGCCCATGAGTCGCCTCAGCGACTGGTGGGCGGCTTGGACGCGGAGCACGCGGCGGCACTCGCGCTGCAGCGCAGTCTGCTGCCGGCCCGGCTGCCGGACATTCCCGGCGTCGAGCTGGCGGCGCGCTACGTCCCCGGGCACGCGTTCGGCATCGGTGGCGACTGGTACGACGTCTTCACCCTCCCGTCCGGCTGGCTGGGCGTGGTGATCGGCGACGTCTCCGGCCACGGCCTGGCGTCGGCCGTCGTGATGGGCCGGGTCCGCAGCGCCCTGCGCGCCTACGCGCTGATCTGCGACGACCCGGCCGAGGCGCTCACCCTGCTGAACCGCAAGGTCCACCACTTCGAGGCGGGCAGCCTCACCACCGCGCTGTACGCGATGATCAGCCCCGGGCGGGACCGGATCGTGCTCTCCTCGGCCGGCCACCTGCGCCCGGTGCTGGTCCGCCCGGGCGCCGCCGCCGAACTCGCCGACATCCCGGTCGACCCGCCGCTGGGCATCGGCAACCGGATGCCACCCCGGCGCACCGGCACGGTCGCGTTCCCACCCGGTGCCGTGCTGCTCTGCTACACCGACGGCCTCATCGAGCGCCGCGACGAGGTGATCGACATCGGATTGGCCCGTCTCATCGGCCTCGTGAAGGCCGACAATGCGGAGAGGGTCTGCGCCACCGTGATGGCCGCGGGGGACACCGAACAGCCCGGTGACGACGTCGCCGTGCTGGCCGTGCGCAGACCTGCCTAA
- a CDS encoding LLM class F420-dependent oxidoreductase, translating to MSIKFGVFVPQGWRMDLVEIDDPVEQYEAMTAVAKLADAGPWDSVWVYDHFHTVPEPTINSTFEAWTVSSTLARDTSRVKIGQMVGCNGYRQPSLFAKIASTVDVASHGRLYAGLGAGWYEHEWKAYGYEWADVPERMRAFREAVEIVHRMWTEERPVFEGRHYRIDGPINEPKGAGGRKPDLWLGGGGEKVTLKLVAKYADACNVGGGDPEVIRQKLDVLRKHCDEQGTDYDRITKSTSLYLEPGDSVAKVREQVERIAEAGADYVITYIPRVAYDHEPLQAIAEEVIPHFA from the coding sequence ATGAGCATCAAGTTCGGGGTTTTCGTGCCGCAGGGCTGGCGGATGGATCTGGTCGAGATCGACGACCCGGTGGAGCAGTACGAGGCGATGACCGCCGTCGCGAAGCTGGCCGACGCCGGCCCGTGGGATTCCGTCTGGGTGTACGACCACTTCCACACCGTCCCGGAGCCGACGATCAACTCGACGTTCGAGGCGTGGACGGTGAGTTCGACGCTCGCCCGGGACACCAGCCGGGTCAAGATCGGTCAGATGGTGGGCTGCAACGGCTACCGGCAGCCGTCGCTGTTCGCCAAGATCGCGTCGACCGTGGACGTGGCCAGTCACGGGCGGTTGTACGCCGGGCTGGGCGCCGGGTGGTACGAGCACGAGTGGAAGGCCTACGGATACGAGTGGGCCGACGTGCCGGAGCGGATGCGGGCGTTCCGCGAGGCCGTCGAGATCGTGCACCGCATGTGGACCGAGGAGCGCCCGGTCTTCGAGGGCCGGCACTACCGGATCGACGGGCCGATCAACGAGCCGAAGGGCGCCGGCGGCCGCAAGCCCGACCTGTGGCTGGGCGGTGGCGGCGAGAAGGTGACGCTGAAGCTGGTCGCGAAGTACGCGGACGCCTGCAACGTGGGCGGCGGCGACCCCGAGGTGATCCGGCAGAAGCTCGACGTGCTGCGGAAACACTGCGACGAGCAGGGCACCGACTACGACCGGATCACCAAGTCGACGAGCCTCTACCTGGAGCCGGGCGACAGCGTGGCCAAGGTGCGTGAGCAGGTGGAACGGATCGCCGAGGCCGGCGCGGACTACGTGATCACCTACATCCCGCGGGTCGCCTACGACCACGAGCCGCTCCAGGCGATCGCCGAGGAGGTCATCCCGCACTTCGCGTGA
- a CDS encoding ABC transporter permease translates to MTLVEADPTVAAPTPARGRRRMAVPKSVLNLISVLIGIGVWWGLSLAGLDIPAPPAVLDRAIDLIGDGTLAGDALASLKRVLAGFLLGVVAAVPIGFLMGWYAPVRALIEPWIQFFRTIPPLALIPLAIVLMGIEETPKIFVIFLASFLSCVIATLQGVVNVDKTLINAARVLGARDHTIFARVVIPASSPFILVGMRIGLGSSWATLVAAELIAAQQGLGYRMQAAQLYYDLPTIFVGLISIGVLGLIMDRLLLLAERRLTSWQETR, encoded by the coding sequence ATGACGCTGGTAGAGGCGGACCCCACGGTGGCCGCTCCGACTCCGGCCCGGGGGCGGCGGCGGATGGCCGTACCCAAATCGGTCTTGAATCTGATCTCGGTCTTGATCGGCATCGGGGTCTGGTGGGGGCTGTCGCTCGCCGGGCTGGACATCCCGGCGCCGCCGGCCGTGCTGGACCGCGCGATCGACCTGATCGGCGACGGCACGCTCGCCGGGGACGCGCTGGCCAGCCTGAAGCGGGTGCTGGCCGGGTTCCTGCTCGGGGTGGTCGCGGCCGTGCCGATCGGGTTCCTGATGGGGTGGTACGCCCCGGTCCGCGCGCTGATCGAGCCGTGGATCCAGTTCTTCCGGACGATCCCGCCGCTGGCGCTGATCCCGCTGGCGATCGTGCTGATGGGGATCGAGGAGACGCCGAAGATCTTCGTGATCTTCCTGGCCTCGTTCCTGTCCTGCGTGATCGCCACCCTGCAGGGCGTGGTCAACGTCGACAAGACGCTGATCAACGCGGCCCGGGTGCTCGGCGCGCGGGACCACACCATCTTCGCCCGGGTGGTGATCCCGGCGTCGTCGCCGTTCATCCTGGTCGGGATGCGGATCGGGCTGGGCTCGTCGTGGGCGACGCTGGTCGCCGCCGAGCTGATCGCCGCGCAGCAGGGCCTCGGCTACCGGATGCAGGCCGCGCAGCTCTACTACGACCTGCCGACCATCTTCGTCGGGCTGATCAGCATCGGCGTGCTCGGCCTGATCATGGACCGGCTCCTGCTGCTCGCCGAGCGGCGGCTCACCTCCTGGCAGGAGACCCGATGA
- a CDS encoding glycoside hydrolase family 3 N-terminal domain-containing protein, whose translation MTQPWRDPALSVADRVEALLAEMTLEEKVAQLGSRWVGNDMGDAHDEGYNPEEQHNVAPMQDVFAAGGTVPLEVAAQHGLGHLTRVYGSVPLTPAEGAAELIRQQRVVMASRLGVPALVHEECLTGFTALGATVYPAAINWGATFDPELVERMAAAIGRDMAALGVHQGLSPVLDVVRDYRWGRVEETIGEDPYLVATVGSAYVRGLQKAGVIATLKHFAGYSASRGARNHGPVPMGRRELIDLILPPFETAVAAVGRGGGGAGSVMNSYSDVDGVPAGADPWLLTEVLRDEWGFTGTVVSDYWAVPFLALMHGVAADSAGAGALALAAGIDVELPDTIGYGAGLVERVRRGEVPEELVDRAARRLLVQKAELGLLDPGWTPEQSVLAAELTDLNAPENQQIAIDLAERSIILLETGSALPVTEPFRIAAIGPCADDARTFLGCYAFPNHVLPRYPQLGLGLDIPTALDGLRAEFPANEITYAQGCAVDGADRSGFAGAVEAARGADLAVAFVGDLAGLFGKGTSGEGCDAEDLRLPGVQAELIEELLATGTPVVVVVVSGRPYALGDLDGRVAGLVQAFMPGQAGGAAIAGVLSGRIQPSGKLPVQIPRHPGGQPGTYLQPILGATHSGVSNLDPTPLYPFGHGRAYTTFEVDELRVSADTVPVDGEFEVTVRVRNTGERAGSEVVQLYLSDPVAQVTRPVRQLSGFQRVELAAGAGAEVTFAVHTDRTAFTGRDLRRVVEPGDLRILVGTSAGDLPCQATVQLTGPARPAGADRRLTTPVTVRPIQS comes from the coding sequence GTGACCCAGCCATGGCGCGACCCGGCGCTGTCCGTCGCCGACCGCGTCGAGGCACTGCTCGCCGAGATGACCCTCGAGGAGAAGGTCGCGCAGCTGGGCAGCCGCTGGGTCGGCAACGACATGGGCGACGCGCACGACGAGGGCTACAACCCGGAGGAGCAGCACAACGTCGCCCCGATGCAGGACGTCTTCGCGGCCGGCGGCACGGTCCCGCTGGAGGTCGCGGCGCAGCACGGGCTCGGCCACCTGACCCGGGTGTACGGGAGCGTCCCGCTCACCCCGGCCGAGGGCGCCGCCGAGCTGATCCGTCAGCAGCGGGTCGTGATGGCCTCCCGGCTCGGCGTCCCGGCGCTGGTCCACGAGGAGTGCCTGACCGGTTTCACCGCGCTCGGCGCGACCGTCTACCCGGCCGCGATCAACTGGGGCGCCACCTTCGACCCGGAGCTGGTCGAGCGGATGGCCGCCGCGATCGGGCGGGACATGGCCGCGCTCGGCGTGCACCAGGGCCTGTCCCCGGTGCTCGACGTGGTGCGTGACTACCGGTGGGGGCGCGTCGAGGAGACCATCGGGGAGGATCCCTACCTCGTCGCGACGGTCGGTTCGGCGTACGTCCGCGGTCTTCAGAAAGCCGGTGTGATCGCCACCCTGAAGCATTTCGCGGGCTATTCCGCGTCGCGCGGAGCGCGGAACCACGGCCCGGTGCCGATGGGCCGCCGGGAGCTGATCGATCTGATCCTGCCGCCGTTCGAGACGGCCGTCGCGGCCGTCGGCCGCGGCGGTGGCGGCGCCGGCTCGGTGATGAACTCCTACTCCGACGTCGACGGCGTGCCGGCCGGCGCGGACCCGTGGCTGCTCACCGAGGTGCTGCGGGACGAGTGGGGCTTCACCGGCACGGTCGTCTCGGACTATTGGGCCGTGCCGTTCCTGGCGCTGATGCACGGGGTCGCCGCGGACAGCGCCGGCGCCGGCGCGCTCGCCCTGGCCGCCGGCATCGACGTCGAGCTGCCGGACACCATCGGGTACGGCGCCGGCCTGGTCGAGCGGGTCCGCCGCGGCGAGGTGCCGGAGGAGCTGGTCGACCGGGCCGCCCGCCGCCTGCTCGTCCAGAAGGCCGAGCTGGGTCTGCTCGACCCGGGCTGGACGCCGGAGCAGTCGGTGCTCGCCGCCGAGCTCACCGACCTGAACGCGCCGGAGAACCAGCAGATCGCGATCGACCTGGCGGAACGCTCGATCATCCTGCTGGAGACGGGCAGCGCGCTGCCGGTCACCGAGCCGTTCCGGATCGCCGCGATCGGCCCGTGCGCCGACGACGCCCGTACGTTCCTCGGCTGTTATGCCTTTCCCAACCATGTCCTCCCCCGCTATCCGCAGCTCGGTCTCGGCCTGGACATCCCGACCGCGCTGGACGGGCTGCGCGCCGAGTTCCCGGCCAACGAGATCACCTACGCCCAAGGTTGCGCGGTCGACGGCGCCGACCGGTCCGGTTTCGCCGGGGCGGTCGAGGCGGCCCGCGGCGCCGACCTGGCGGTCGCGTTCGTCGGCGACCTGGCCGGCCTGTTCGGCAAGGGCACCTCGGGCGAGGGCTGCGACGCCGAGGACCTGCGGCTGCCCGGCGTGCAGGCGGAGCTGATCGAGGAGCTGCTGGCGACCGGCACGCCGGTGGTCGTGGTGGTGGTCTCCGGCCGGCCGTACGCGCTGGGTGACCTGGACGGCCGGGTGGCCGGCCTGGTCCAGGCGTTCATGCCCGGGCAGGCCGGGGGCGCGGCGATCGCCGGCGTGCTCAGCGGGCGGATCCAGCCCAGCGGCAAGCTGCCGGTGCAGATCCCGCGGCACCCGGGCGGCCAGCCGGGCACCTACCTGCAGCCGATCCTGGGCGCCACGCACAGCGGGGTCAGCAACCTGGACCCGACACCGCTCTATCCGTTCGGGCACGGCCGGGCGTACACCACGTTCGAGGTGGACGAGCTGCGGGTCAGCGCGGACACCGTGCCGGTCGACGGCGAGTTCGAGGTGACCGTGCGGGTGCGCAACACCGGCGAGCGGGCCGGCTCCGAGGTGGTGCAGCTCTACCTGTCCGACCCGGTCGCCCAGGTCACCCGTCCGGTTCGCCAGCTGTCGGGTTTCCAGCGGGTCGAGCTCGCGGCCGGCGCCGGCGCGGAGGTCACCTTCGCGGTGCACACCGACCGGACCGCGTTCACCGGCCGTGACCTGCGGCGCGTGGTGGAGCCCGGCGACCTGCGGATCCTGGTCGGCACGTCGGCCGGGGACCTGCCGTGCCAGGCCACCGTCCAGTTGACCGGCCCGGCCCGACCGGCCGGCGCGGACCGCCGGCTGACCACCCCGGTGACGGTACGGCCGATCCAATCGTGA
- a CDS encoding LacI family DNA-binding transcriptional regulator, with translation MVAGKQRVTIAAIADAAGVSVPTVSRVLNGRSDVSPGTRELIERLLREHDYRPRNSRHSGRARLIDLVFNDLDSPWALELVRGVEDVTHAAGVGTVVSQVHHRTTATRQWLQNLRARATDGVVFVTSDVAEPVHSELHRLRVPVVIIDPAGGAATDVPTIGATNWSGGRTATDHLIGLGHRRIGFIAGPKDLLCSRARLDGFRAAIEAAGVPVDPRLMEQGDFRNESGFLAGGRLLDQPDRPTAIFASSDQMALGVYEAARRRGLRVPDDLSVIGFDDLPDACWSSPPLTTIRQPLAEMGALAARTILRLSRGETIETPRVELVTKLIVRESTKSLAETTTQTPT, from the coding sequence ATGGTTGCCGGCAAGCAACGGGTCACCATCGCGGCCATCGCGGACGCCGCCGGCGTCTCCGTGCCGACCGTCTCCCGCGTGCTCAACGGGCGCTCCGACGTCTCCCCCGGGACTCGGGAGCTGATCGAGCGACTGCTGCGCGAGCACGATTATCGTCCTCGCAACTCTCGGCATTCCGGGCGAGCCCGGCTGATCGACCTGGTCTTCAACGATCTGGACAGCCCCTGGGCGCTGGAGCTGGTCCGCGGCGTGGAGGACGTGACCCACGCCGCCGGGGTCGGCACCGTGGTCTCCCAGGTGCACCACCGCACCACCGCGACCCGCCAGTGGCTGCAGAATCTGCGCGCCCGCGCCACCGACGGCGTGGTCTTCGTGACCTCCGACGTGGCCGAGCCGGTGCACAGCGAGCTGCACCGCCTGCGGGTCCCGGTGGTGATCATCGATCCGGCCGGCGGGGCGGCCACCGACGTGCCGACGATCGGCGCGACGAACTGGTCGGGCGGCCGCACGGCCACCGATCACCTGATCGGTCTCGGTCATCGGCGCATCGGGTTCATCGCCGGGCCGAAGGATCTGCTCTGCAGCCGCGCCCGGCTGGACGGTTTCCGCGCGGCGATCGAGGCGGCCGGGGTCCCGGTCGACCCGCGCCTGATGGAGCAGGGCGACTTCCGCAACGAGTCGGGCTTCCTGGCCGGCGGCCGCCTGCTCGACCAGCCGGACCGGCCCACCGCGATCTTCGCGTCCAGCGACCAGATGGCCCTCGGGGTCTACGAGGCGGCCCGCCGCCGCGGCCTGCGCGTGCCGGACGATCTGAGCGTGATCGGTTTCGACGACCTGCCGGACGCGTGCTGGTCCTCTCCCCCGCTCACCACGATCCGCCAGCCGCTGGCCGAGATGGGCGCGCTCGCCGCCCGCACGATCCTGCGCCTGTCCCGCGGCGAGACCATCGAGACCCCCCGGGTCGAGCTGGTCACCAAGCTGATCGTCCGCGAGAGCACGAAGTCCCTGGCCGAGACCACCACCCAAACCCCTACATAG
- a CDS encoding carbohydrate ABC transporter permease yields the protein MAWPALVAFTVFGLVPLVGVLVLSFSSWSGLTQDVPFSGLDSWKSTLTDPGLPHALLVTFLIMALSWLAQTPLSILLGVFIAAHSRYRSVLAVLFFIPLLLSQAAIAITYKMLLDPNFGLGASLGWGFLQQDWLGEGNLAIGVVIFVVSWQWIPFHSLIYQGGVRQIPVAMYEAAEIDGAGRVRKFFSITLPQLKYTIITSSTLMVVGSLTFFDLIWVLTAGGPADATRALAVDMYVRGFRTGQMGPASAIAVILVLLGLGLALLLRRLGGRDTTESQLEGI from the coding sequence ATGGCGTGGCCGGCTCTGGTCGCGTTCACAGTCTTCGGGCTCGTACCGCTCGTCGGCGTCCTGGTGCTCAGCTTCTCGTCGTGGAGCGGCCTCACCCAGGACGTCCCGTTCAGCGGGCTGGACAGCTGGAAGTCCACGCTGACCGATCCCGGCCTGCCGCACGCGCTCTTGGTCACCTTCCTGATCATGGCGTTGTCCTGGCTGGCGCAGACCCCGCTCTCGATCCTGCTCGGGGTCTTCATCGCGGCGCACTCGCGCTACCGCAGCGTGCTCGCGGTGCTCTTCTTCATCCCGCTGCTGCTCAGCCAGGCGGCCATCGCGATCACCTACAAGATGCTGCTGGACCCGAACTTCGGGCTCGGCGCCAGCCTGGGCTGGGGCTTCCTGCAGCAGGACTGGCTGGGCGAGGGCAACCTGGCCATCGGCGTGGTCATCTTCGTGGTGTCCTGGCAGTGGATCCCGTTCCACTCGCTCATCTACCAGGGCGGCGTCCGGCAGATCCCGGTCGCGATGTACGAGGCGGCCGAGATCGACGGGGCCGGGCGGGTGCGCAAGTTCTTCAGCATCACGCTGCCCCAGCTCAAGTACACGATCATCACATCGTCGACGCTGATGGTGGTCGGTTCGCTGACCTTCTTCGACCTGATCTGGGTGCTCACCGCCGGCGGTCCCGCCGACGCCACCCGGGCGCTCGCGGTCGACATGTACGTCCGCGGCTTCCGGACCGGTCAGATGGGTCCGGCCAGTGCCATCGCGGTGATCCTGGTCCTTCTCGGCCTGGGCCTGGCCCTGCTGCTGCGCCGGCTCGGCGGGCGTGACACGACCGAGAGCCAGCTGGAAGGGATCTGA
- a CDS encoding ROK family transcriptional regulator — MSATVGVHALVRRAHEERVLAILREHGTLSRAQISARSGLSRTTLSEITGDLLGRGAIVKVTTDAHRRAGSGRPAELLALDPRSGQFLGVDLGHSRVRAVVTDAAHEIIASGVTPYPAGTSLPARIRAGLALIDRLGREQGIGLSALQGVGVGVTGPYPAGTARADVSAAFTDAFRAPVIVDNNTRFAALAEAGTTDARDVLYIRLAAGIGGGLIVGGRLIEGAGGAAGEFGHVPAEPGGARCRCGKRGCLETVAAIGPALAAARVSGLDELAARRDEPAVAAAMDRIGDTVGRVLAAAALLLDPELIVIGGDLPRAVPAIVDRAAEVVAAERVPPGHDVAGNGSRADRGPVVRAARLGDDDGARGAVAALYRQSPLLAGYSNLDGSTE, encoded by the coding sequence GTGTCGGCAACAGTAGGCGTCCACGCGCTGGTCAGGCGCGCTCATGAGGAGCGTGTCCTGGCCATCCTGCGCGAGCACGGAACCCTGAGCCGGGCCCAGATCTCGGCCCGCTCGGGCCTGTCCCGCACCACCCTCTCGGAGATCACCGGCGACCTGCTGGGCCGCGGCGCGATCGTCAAGGTGACCACCGACGCGCACCGGCGGGCCGGCAGCGGCCGCCCGGCCGAGCTGCTCGCCCTGGACCCGCGGTCCGGCCAGTTCCTCGGCGTGGACCTGGGACATTCCCGGGTCCGGGCGGTGGTCACCGACGCCGCGCACGAGATCATCGCGAGCGGGGTCACGCCGTACCCGGCCGGCACGTCGCTGCCCGCCCGGATCCGGGCCGGCCTGGCCCTGATCGACCGGCTCGGCCGCGAGCAGGGCATCGGCCTGTCCGCGCTGCAGGGCGTCGGGGTCGGGGTGACCGGGCCCTACCCGGCCGGCACCGCCCGCGCCGACGTCTCCGCCGCCTTCACCGACGCGTTCCGGGCACCGGTGATCGTGGACAACAACACCCGGTTCGCCGCGCTCGCCGAGGCCGGCACCACCGACGCGCGGGACGTGCTCTACATCCGGCTCGCGGCCGGCATCGGCGGCGGCCTGATCGTCGGCGGCCGGCTGATCGAGGGCGCCGGGGGAGCGGCCGGCGAGTTCGGGCACGTGCCCGCCGAGCCGGGCGGCGCGCGCTGCCGGTGCGGCAAGCGCGGCTGCCTGGAGACGGTCGCCGCGATCGGACCGGCCCTGGCCGCGGCCCGGGTGAGCGGCCTGGACGAGCTGGCGGCGCGCCGGGACGAGCCCGCGGTGGCGGCCGCGATGGACCGGATCGGCGACACGGTCGGCCGGGTCCTCGCCGCGGCGGCGCTGCTCCTGGACCCGGAGCTGATCGTGATCGGCGGTGACCTGCCGCGCGCCGTCCCGGCGATCGTGGACCGGGCGGCCGAGGTGGTCGCCGCCGAGCGGGTGCCGCCCGGGCACGACGTGGCCGGCAACGGGAGCCGGGCCGACCGCGGGCCGGTCGTGCGGGCCGCCCGGCTCGGCGACGACGACGGGGCGCGCGGCGCGGTCGCCGCCCTGTACCGGCAGTCGCCGCTGCTGGCCGGCTACTCGAACCTCGACGGGAGCACGGAATGA
- a CDS encoding extracellular solute-binding protein, producing the protein MKRRNFLSLTAGAAAATGLAACGNSGPAGDTSKGGSGGGDAAGYWFLSGPPGEPIRQGAVDRFNKANPDNQIKVTTFQNDTYKDKLKTALGAGQAPSIIWGWGGGGLKSYVDAGQVDDLTDWFAQNAAVKNKLFPASFGPATVDGKIYAMPAETVQPIIVLYNKDAFAKAGVANPPQTWSELMSILPKFNDKGIAPFSLAGQSRWTNMMWLEMLFDRIGGPEIFNNAYDGQKDAWSNPAAIDALTKVQELVNAKGFVKGFSSVTADSNADQALLYRGKAAMELHGSWSYGIIKADGGSFIKDGKLGYFAFPAVDGGKGDPSNVYGNAGQFLSISSKASDKQKETAKKFFASMLDDTEQQGWIDSGGVPIVQGSNAKLASSPDKDFLNFIYDVSSKAKNFGQSWDQALSPSSAETLLQNISKLFQLQITPQQFATNMNATIGK; encoded by the coding sequence GTGAAGCGCAGGAATTTTCTGAGTCTGACCGCGGGTGCTGCCGCGGCCACCGGTCTCGCCGCGTGCGGTAACTCCGGTCCGGCCGGCGACACCAGCAAGGGCGGCTCCGGTGGCGGTGACGCCGCCGGCTACTGGTTCCTCAGCGGCCCGCCCGGAGAGCCGATCCGCCAGGGCGCGGTCGACCGGTTCAACAAGGCGAACCCGGACAACCAGATCAAGGTCACCACGTTCCAGAACGACACGTACAAGGACAAGCTGAAGACCGCCCTCGGCGCGGGCCAGGCCCCCAGCATCATCTGGGGCTGGGGCGGCGGCGGCCTGAAGAGCTACGTCGACGCCGGCCAGGTCGACGACCTGACCGACTGGTTCGCCCAGAACGCGGCGGTCAAGAACAAGCTGTTCCCGGCTTCGTTCGGCCCGGCCACCGTCGACGGCAAGATCTACGCGATGCCGGCCGAGACCGTGCAGCCGATCATCGTGCTGTACAACAAGGACGCCTTCGCGAAGGCCGGCGTGGCGAACCCGCCGCAGACCTGGTCCGAGCTGATGAGCATCCTGCCGAAGTTCAACGACAAGGGCATCGCGCCGTTCTCGCTGGCCGGCCAGTCCCGCTGGACGAACATGATGTGGCTGGAGATGCTCTTCGACCGCATCGGCGGCCCGGAGATCTTCAACAACGCCTACGACGGCCAGAAGGACGCCTGGAGCAACCCGGCGGCGATCGACGCGCTCACCAAGGTCCAGGAGCTCGTCAACGCCAAGGGCTTCGTCAAGGGCTTCTCGTCGGTCACCGCCGACTCGAACGCCGACCAGGCGCTGCTCTACCGGGGCAAGGCCGCCATGGAGCTGCACGGCTCCTGGTCGTACGGCATCATCAAGGCCGACGGCGGCAGCTTCATCAAGGACGGCAAGCTGGGCTACTTCGCCTTCCCGGCGGTCGACGGCGGCAAGGGCGACCCGAGCAACGTCTACGGCAACGCCGGGCAGTTCCTGTCGATCTCCTCCAAGGCCTCCGACAAGCAGAAGGAGACCGCGAAGAAGTTCTTCGCCAGCATGCTCGACGACACCGAGCAGCAGGGCTGGATCGACTCGGGCGGCGTCCCGATCGTCCAGGGCTCGAACGCCAAGCTGGCGTCCTCGCCGGACAAGGACTTCCTCAACTTCATCTACGACGTGTCCAGCAAGGCCAAGAACTTCGGCCAGTCCTGGGACCAGGCGCTGAGCCCGTCCTCGGCCGAGACGCTGCTGCAGAACATCTCGAAGCTGTTCCAGCTGCAGATCACTCCGCAGCAGTTCGCCACCAACATGAATGCGACCATCGGCAAATGA
- a CDS encoding carbohydrate ABC transporter permease → MTTTLDSRKRGQAAHIAPPTPRRRSKLGQYNWFGGTAGWLWLVIVMVPLYWIVITSFKLQADYFSTNPLVPPAKPTLENYRFVLENHFVRYFFNSVIVTVGAVGPAVVVSFMAAYAVVRGSAVSRFLRTVNAVFLMGLAIPLQAVIIPVYLMIIKLQMYDTLGAIILPSIAFAIPLSVLVLSNFIRDIPKELFESMRMDGATEWGTLWRLALPLTRPALVTVTIYQGLQVWNGFLLPLILTQSPEQRVLPLALSAFQGQYNINIPAVLASVVLTTLPILVLYVVGRRQLLSGLTAGFGK, encoded by the coding sequence ATGACGACCACGCTCGACAGCCGCAAACGCGGGCAGGCCGCGCACATCGCGCCGCCCACGCCCCGCCGGCGCTCGAAGCTGGGGCAGTACAACTGGTTCGGTGGTACGGCCGGGTGGCTCTGGCTGGTGATCGTGATGGTCCCGCTGTACTGGATCGTGATCACCAGTTTCAAGCTGCAGGCCGACTACTTCTCCACCAACCCGCTGGTCCCGCCGGCCAAGCCCACGCTGGAGAACTACCGGTTCGTGCTGGAGAACCACTTCGTCCGGTACTTCTTCAACAGTGTGATCGTCACGGTCGGTGCCGTGGGCCCGGCCGTCGTCGTGTCCTTCATGGCGGCGTACGCCGTCGTGCGTGGCAGCGCGGTGAGCCGGTTCCTGCGTACCGTCAATGCGGTTTTCCTGATGGGGTTGGCGATCCCCCTGCAGGCGGTGATCATCCCGGTCTACCTGATGATCATCAAGCTTCAGATGTACGACACCCTCGGCGCCATCATCCTGCCGTCGATCGCGTTCGCGATCCCGCTGTCGGTGCTGGTGCTGTCGAACTTCATCCGGGACATCCCGAAGGAGCTCTTCGAGTCGATGCGGATGGACGGCGCCACCGAGTGGGGCACGCTGTGGCGCCTCGCGCTGCCGCTGACCCGGCCGGCGCTGGTGACCGTCACGATCTACCAGGGCCTGCAGGTGTGGAACGGCTTCCTGCTGCCGCTGATCCTGACCCAGAGCCCGGAACAGCGGGTGCTGCCGCTGGCGTTGTCCGCGTTCCAGGGGCAGTACAACATCAACATCCCGGCGGTGCTGGCGTCGGTCGTGCTGACCACCCTGCCGATCCTGGTGCTGTACGTGGTCGGGCGCCGTCAGCTGCTGAGCGGCCTGACCGCCGGCTTCGGCAAGTGA